CGCGCCGGCGACCAGGCCGTCCGCGTACGCCGACAACACGAGACGGTAGCGGTCACGCAGGGTCGCGGCGTCGGTGGACAGGAAGTCGGATTCGTCGACGGCGACCCCGTCGAACCGCACCGTGTACTCACCCCATCCACTCGACGACGGCGTGCGGACGATGCTGATGCCCGGGGTGTCGGTCGCCACGATCACGACGCCCCCGTCGGTCGTCACTACCAGCGCCGCGGATCCCTCGGCGTGCAGCACCCCGGTCTTGGTGCCGGTCAGCGTGCCGCCGCGAACGGTCGTATGGGGTGTGAGGGTCAGCGTGTCGCCCTGCTCACCGAGGGCGACCGCGTGCCATGCGCCCGCGCCGAGACCGCGACCCAATTTCGCACGGGCGTCGGCGGGCGCGTCACGCAGGGTCAGGGCCGACGCCAGTGTGCCGAGGGCAGGTGTCACCGCCGCCGACTCCCCCATGCGTCGCAGCAACGGCAGCAGATCGACGACCGCGACGTCGTCGCCGTCGAGATCGGCCGGCAACGGCAGGGCCATCAGCCCCGAATCGGTGATCGAACGCCAGAGGACGTCGTCGAACGCGCCGGGAGATCCCGTCCCGAGTCCCCGCTGCCCGAACTTGGTCTCCCAGTCCGGTTGATGTCGTGCGAACACCTCTGCGGCGGCGTCCCGAACCGCGACCGCCGTGTCGTCGAGGGCAAAGTCCACCCCACTGCCTCCTTGCGACAATTAGAACCTGTTCTAGTTGTATCAGACCGGCCCGCAGCTGTGGACCGTATGGGTCCTCAACTGCCGATTCGTCATCCGATCACCACGTCCGGCGCCGTCAGCCACGGGGCAAACCGAGAATGCGTTCCGCTGCCGCGGTGCGCAGGATCTGGGTGGTGCCGCCGGCGATGGACAGGCACCGGTTCTGCAGGAACCCGTCGGACGAGTCACCGGCCGCCACCCCGTCGACCCCGAGCAGATCGAGCGCGAATTCGGGAACGGCCTGACGATGTCGGACCCCGATGAGTTTGCGGACACTGGACAGGGCCCCCGGATCGTGACCGGCCAACCGTCGGGTCACCGACCGGGCATCAACGACACGACCGACGTGCGCGTCGGCGACGAGCGTCCCGAGGTCCGCCAGCTCACCGGACTCCAACGCCCTCGGCATCTGCTCGATCTGTCGCAGCAGCGCCTCCATCTCCTTGCCGAGGCCGGAACCGCCCATCGCGACACGCTCGTTGGCAAGGGTGGTGCGGGCGAGGCGCCAGCCACCGTTGATCTCGCCGACCACACAGTCGTCGGGGACCACCACGCCGTCGAGGAAGACCTCGTTGAAGTTGGCCCGTCCGGTGAGTTCGCGCAGCGGCCGGATATCGATGCCCGGCGAACTCATGTCGATGAGGAAGTACGTGATGCCCTTGTGCTTCGGTGCGTCCGTGTCGGTGCGCGCGAGACAGACCCCCCAGGTCGCGTTGTGCGCCTGCGAGGTCCAGATCTTCTGTCCCTGCAGCTGCCAACCGCCGTCGACACGCGTCGCCTTGGTTCGCAGTGCCGCGAGATCGGATCCCGCCTCAGGCTCGCTGAACAGCTGGCACCACACGGTCTCACCGAGCAGCGTCGGCGTCACGAAGCGTTCGCGCTGGGCGTCCGTGCCGTGTTCCAGGATGGTGGGAATGGCCCAGGCACCGATCACCAGGTCGGGCCGGACGACCCCGGCGCGGTCGAGTTCTCCGTCGATGAGCAGTTGCAGCGCCGGTTCGGCCGCGAGGCCGTAGGGC
This sequence is a window from Gordonia insulae. Protein-coding genes within it:
- a CDS encoding acyl-CoA dehydrogenase family protein, whose protein sequence is MDFALDDTAVAVRDAAAEVFARHQPDWETKFGQRGLGTGSPGAFDDVLWRSITDSGLMALPLPADLDGDDVAVVDLLPLLRRMGESAAVTPALGTLASALTLRDAPADARAKLGRGLGAGAWHAVALGEQGDTLTLTPHTTVRGGTLTGTKTGVLHAEGSAALVVTTDGGVVIVATDTPGISIVRTPSSSGWGEYTVRFDGVAVDESDFLSTDAATLRDRYRLVLSAYADGLVAGATRLTADHVTGREQFGKPIALFQAVGQQLADIYVIGRSMNLATTAAAWRMTEGLDATQDLGIAGYWLAAEIPATLRTMTHLHGGIGVDVTYPLHRYFSIAKDLARLIGGTDARLDEIADDSDARQGRAQRRETSIDPKAQATDVH